A DNA window from Pontiella agarivorans contains the following coding sequences:
- a CDS encoding phosphoribosylanthranilate isomerase: MPTFVKICGICSGHDLEQISVLKPDAVGFIQWPESKRYVPAEEVGQWETPEGIKRVGVFVCPGEAELAHAAQHGRFDVIQVHKVHDSWNFDRNFFQELEVWRATTPGELYHSESGFDFDRFLLDSYDEKSVGGTGKTCDWNMAKTLIRVTEKPILLAGGLTSDNVAEAITEVKPWGVDVSSGVEKELRIKDMDKVKAFIAAARSV; encoded by the coding sequence ATGCCGACATTTGTCAAGATTTGCGGAATCTGTTCGGGGCACGACCTCGAGCAGATTTCTGTTTTAAAGCCCGATGCGGTTGGCTTCATTCAATGGCCCGAATCGAAACGCTATGTCCCGGCCGAGGAAGTCGGACAGTGGGAAACGCCGGAAGGGATTAAACGCGTTGGCGTTTTTGTCTGCCCCGGCGAAGCTGAACTGGCGCATGCTGCACAGCATGGCCGGTTTGATGTGATTCAGGTGCATAAGGTGCATGACAGCTGGAACTTTGACCGCAATTTTTTCCAGGAGCTGGAAGTTTGGCGGGCGACGACGCCGGGTGAACTTTATCACTCCGAATCGGGATTCGACTTCGACCGCTTCCTGCTTGATTCCTACGACGAAAAATCCGTCGGCGGAACCGGGAAAACCTGCGACTGGAATATGGCGAAAACTCTGATTCGCGTTACTGAAAAACCGATTCTGCTCGCCGGGGGGCTGACCTCGGACAATGTGGCTGAGGCGATTACGGAGGTCAAGCCGTGGGGGGTGGATGTCAGCTCCGGCGTTGAAAAGGAATTGCGTATAAAGGATATGGATAAGGTCAAGGCCTTTATCGCGGCCGCGCGTAGTGTCTGA
- a CDS encoding YicC/YloC family endoribonuclease: protein MALKSMTGFGEGAAAASGIRVSVELSSVNRKQLDINVNLPRNLVTLDAQVQRTIREQFSRGRVSGIIRVEAADGSAGSVTVDEKLAAEYVAGIRKAAAKLNLNEDLGAELISRLPGVVSIEQQDLDSDQVSDVLAQALGKALKGLAKMRAAEGKALETDLRERLALLDEYTKNIRKLAPTVVITYREKLFQRLEEAGLTDLASDERIVKEIALFADRCDISEELTRLKSHLAQARKLLRSKEPVGRTLDFLCQELFREINTTGSKANEVEITRQVVAFKTELERIREQVQNIE, encoded by the coding sequence ATGGCATTGAAAAGTATGACAGGTTTTGGTGAGGGGGCCGCGGCGGCTTCGGGGATCCGGGTGTCGGTTGAGCTGAGTTCGGTGAACCGAAAACAACTGGATATCAATGTGAACCTGCCGCGCAATCTGGTTACGCTTGATGCTCAGGTGCAGCGTACGATCCGTGAGCAGTTTTCGCGCGGGCGGGTTTCCGGGATCATTCGGGTGGAAGCGGCCGACGGCTCGGCCGGTTCGGTGACGGTGGATGAAAAGCTGGCGGCGGAATATGTGGCCGGCATCCGTAAGGCGGCGGCAAAGCTGAACCTGAACGAGGATCTCGGGGCAGAACTGATTTCACGTCTGCCGGGCGTCGTAAGTATTGAGCAGCAGGATCTGGATTCCGATCAGGTTTCGGATGTTCTGGCGCAGGCGCTGGGCAAAGCGCTGAAGGGGCTGGCAAAAATGCGGGCCGCTGAAGGAAAGGCGCTGGAGACCGATCTGCGGGAGCGGTTGGCCCTGCTCGACGAGTATACAAAAAATATCCGTAAACTGGCGCCGACGGTGGTCATCACCTATCGCGAAAAGCTTTTCCAAAGACTGGAAGAAGCCGGTCTGACCGATCTGGCTTCTGATGAACGAATCGTGAAAGAGATTGCCCTGTTTGCCGACCGCTGTGATATCAGCGAGGAGCTGACCCGTTTGAAAAGTCATCTGGCGCAGGCGCGCAAACTGCTGCGCTCGAAAGAACCGGTCGGCCGTACGCTGGATTTTCTGTGTCAGGAACTGTTCCGCGAAATCAATACCACGGGGTCGAAGGCCAACGAAGTGGAAATCACCCGGCAGGTGGTGGCGTTTAAAACCGAGCTCGAACGGATTCGCGAGCAGGTGCAGAATATTGAGTAG
- a CDS encoding glutamate--tRNA ligase family protein produces the protein MITRFAPSLTGYLHLGHVLHMLYVWGIARKRGAKVLFRIEDHDRSRARPEYETAVFQTLEWLGFFPDLGISSAAEKPSEFRQSDGSEYYQSVLDHLENRGLVYGCQCSRKQIAETQPEGAGELLYSGTCAEKGLPLEGNTVRFRTPGRQTGFEDLKLGRQCQIPWLQCGDFSLRDRQGQWTYQFACVCDDIRHGVDLVIRGEDILFSTARQIQLFETLDAAPPQYYHHPLICDETGRKLSKRQRSESITQLRESGLSPEAVIGRALHQSGLSPSDTPFTAEQAIHEYII, from the coding sequence ATGATCACCCGGTTTGCGCCCAGTTTGACCGGATATCTTCATTTGGGGCATGTGCTCCATATGCTTTATGTCTGGGGAATTGCCCGGAAAAGGGGCGCGAAAGTTCTTTTTCGGATTGAGGATCACGACCGTTCGCGCGCCCGGCCGGAATATGAAACCGCTGTTTTCCAGACCCTGGAATGGCTCGGTTTTTTTCCAGACCTTGGAATTTCATCAGCTGCGGAAAAGCCGTCCGAATTTCGTCAAAGCGATGGTTCGGAATATTATCAATCGGTTCTGGACCATCTGGAAAACCGCGGATTGGTTTACGGCTGCCAATGCTCCCGTAAACAGATTGCCGAAACCCAGCCGGAAGGAGCCGGGGAGCTCTTATATTCCGGAACCTGTGCCGAAAAAGGGTTGCCGCTGGAGGGAAATACCGTGCGGTTCCGTACTCCCGGTCGGCAAACTGGTTTTGAAGACCTCAAACTGGGGAGACAGTGCCAGATTCCCTGGCTGCAGTGCGGTGATTTTTCGCTGCGCGACCGGCAGGGGCAGTGGACGTATCAGTTTGCGTGCGTCTGCGACGACATCCGCCATGGTGTTGATCTCGTTATTCGCGGCGAAGACATCCTCTTCAGTACCGCCCGCCAGATCCAGCTTTTCGAGACCCTGGACGCTGCGCCGCCGCAGTATTATCACCATCCGCTCATTTGCGATGAGACCGGTCGAAAGTTGAGCAAGCGCCAGCGGTCGGAAAGCATCACTCAGCTCCGCGAATCGGGCCTTTCGCCCGAAGCCGTCATCGGTCGGGCGCTACACCAGTCCGGACTGTCTCCGTCCGATACACCTTTCACAGCCGAACAGGCCATTCATGAGTATATCATCTAG
- a CDS encoding FMN-dependent NADH-azoreductase → MNVLHVCANPKPTEESVSKQLAAAFFGKLIELRSDVELVNVDLYDEKPPFYSYELYRSVWNPVFDENYERSKVEEMATNYASKQVELFNAADVLVLTMPMWNYGVPGAMKAWIDQILCPGLTFDISKEDGVKGLHKIKSIVLLVSSGGVYKEDDERDALSRQIRHAFGFIGIDELEIVWAEGQNPLFFDNCEESKAFALEAAVEAAEDIAELDLTPADEEVSAE, encoded by the coding sequence ATGAATGTTTTGCATGTATGCGCGAACCCGAAGCCGACCGAAGAGTCGGTTTCAAAACAGCTGGCTGCGGCCTTCTTTGGAAAACTGATTGAACTGCGGTCAGATGTTGAGCTGGTGAATGTCGATCTTTACGACGAAAAACCGCCGTTCTACTCTTACGAGCTTTACCGCTCTGTCTGGAATCCGGTGTTCGATGAAAACTATGAGCGCTCTAAAGTGGAGGAAATGGCCACGAACTATGCCTCGAAACAGGTCGAACTGTTTAATGCGGCGGATGTGCTTGTTCTGACCATGCCGATGTGGAACTACGGTGTTCCCGGAGCGATGAAAGCCTGGATCGACCAGATTCTCTGCCCGGGCCTGACGTTCGATATCAGCAAAGAAGACGGTGTTAAAGGACTGCATAAAATTAAAAGCATTGTGCTGCTGGTTTCCTCGGGCGGAGTCTACAAGGAAGACGACGAACGTGATGCGCTGTCGCGCCAGATTCGACACGCGTTCGGATTCATCGGCATTGATGAGCTCGAAATCGTCTGGGCGGAAGGCCAGAATCCGCTCTTTTTTGATAACTGCGAAGAGAGCAAAGCTTTTGCGCTGGAGGCTGCCGTTGAAGCAGCCGAAGACATTGCGGAGCTTGATCTGACTCCGGCGGACGAAGAGGTTTCCGCTGAGTAA
- a CDS encoding PaaX family transcriptional regulator C-terminal domain-containing protein, whose protein sequence is MKWKSFHHPDWSLPVVRRRVQEEWMDLLQDLAELLRTAGRSHLWQHTYPNLRSYHNSMSRLRKAGLIVKNTETAQLPRLELTDLGKEYLPVYHQPEKLWNTSWNGIWYMLIFDVPEAERHYRDNLRAFLKRMRMGGLQKSVWITPRDIRPEYDDLKRAANLDAVSYLLESRTVLHHEAREIVDTSWNWEWINKLQNRYLSVYRHNLKLLEHIDHDADALLILLKEDSEAYIQCMHLDPLLPNELLPTNYLGIDVHALHKTLRKKVAHQLQKYIV, encoded by the coding sequence ATGAAGTGGAAAAGTTTTCATCATCCGGACTGGTCACTGCCCGTTGTACGCCGGCGGGTGCAGGAGGAATGGATGGACCTCCTTCAGGATCTAGCCGAGTTGCTGCGTACCGCCGGACGATCTCACCTCTGGCAGCATACCTACCCCAACCTGCGTTCTTATCACAATTCGATGTCCCGCCTCCGAAAAGCCGGATTGATCGTAAAAAACACGGAAACGGCCCAACTGCCCCGACTGGAACTGACCGACCTGGGAAAAGAGTATTTGCCGGTCTACCACCAACCGGAAAAACTATGGAACACCTCTTGGAACGGCATTTGGTACATGCTTATTTTTGATGTTCCCGAAGCTGAGCGACACTACCGCGACAACCTCCGCGCATTTCTCAAACGGATGCGCATGGGCGGCCTGCAGAAGAGTGTATGGATTACACCGCGCGATATCCGACCGGAATACGATGACCTCAAACGCGCCGCCAATCTGGATGCGGTTTCTTATCTCCTCGAATCCCGTACCGTACTTCACCATGAGGCCCGGGAAATCGTCGATACATCCTGGAATTGGGAATGGATTAATAAACTGCAGAACCGGTACCTTTCGGTGTACCGCCACAACCTCAAACTGTTAGAACACATCGACCACGATGCCGACGCCCTTCTGATTCTCCTGAAAGAAGATTCCGAAGCCTATATCCAATGTATGCACCTTGATCCCCTGCTGCCCAATGAACTCCTCCCAACCAATTACCTCGGCATAGACGTCCACGCCCTCCACAAAACCCTGCGCAAAAAGGTCGCTCACCAACTGCAAAAGTATATCGTCTAA
- a CDS encoding MATE family efflux transporter produces MSKLLQGSVTGHMTRLALPGVAGAFAMMVFNLTDTYFVSRLGTEELAAMGFTFAVIMIVGALAIGFSAGAASIISRALGAKNVPLARRTVADGLVLTILGTLFVSGLGYFTITPLFSMLGAEDHVLKLVRSYMQIWYIGAVFAILPPVSDGCLRAAGDMVRPVIVMISCAILNVILDPILIFGWGPVPALGMKGAALATVISRGLGASASLLILHFKHQLIDWSRPRIKQALDSWKNIIQLGIPAALTQALTPLAQGYYIRLAAGVGGVKAVAAMATGTRIETIVFIISMAYSMAIVPFVGQNFGANAHDRVQAARRISTRFALLYSCITFALLALGARWIAGWFSNDPTVLKLSITYLLIAALGHAGLHTTTWLSQILNVIGKPGPVMFVSLTRVFVFIMPLCFLGSHFFGFTGLVSGLALSNLLSGAQAYYATRKQLRQAV; encoded by the coding sequence ATGAGTAAACTGCTCCAGGGTTCCGTTACCGGCCACATGACCCGGCTCGCCCTACCCGGCGTGGCCGGGGCGTTTGCCATGATGGTGTTCAACCTCACGGACACTTATTTCGTTTCGCGCCTCGGCACCGAAGAACTTGCCGCGATGGGTTTCACGTTTGCGGTAATCATGATCGTCGGCGCTTTGGCCATCGGTTTTTCGGCCGGCGCAGCCTCTATTATTTCGCGTGCACTCGGTGCAAAAAATGTTCCTCTCGCCCGGCGGACCGTGGCCGACGGACTGGTACTGACCATCCTTGGAACCCTGTTCGTCAGTGGATTGGGTTACTTCACCATCACCCCGCTTTTTTCCATGCTCGGTGCCGAAGACCACGTGCTCAAACTGGTGCGCAGTTATATGCAGATCTGGTATATCGGCGCGGTCTTCGCGATCCTTCCGCCCGTCTCCGACGGCTGCCTGCGCGCCGCCGGCGATATGGTGCGGCCGGTGATCGTCATGATATCCTGCGCCATACTCAATGTAATCCTCGACCCGATTCTGATCTTCGGCTGGGGCCCCGTTCCGGCCCTCGGCATGAAAGGGGCCGCTCTGGCTACGGTGATATCCCGCGGCCTCGGTGCATCCGCGTCCCTGCTCATTCTTCACTTTAAACACCAATTGATCGACTGGAGCCGCCCGCGGATCAAGCAGGCGCTGGATTCCTGGAAAAACATCATTCAACTCGGCATCCCCGCCGCACTCACCCAGGCCCTGACTCCGCTTGCCCAAGGCTACTACATCCGCCTGGCCGCCGGCGTCGGCGGGGTGAAAGCGGTGGCCGCCATGGCCACCGGCACTCGTATCGAAACCATTGTGTTCATCATTTCCATGGCGTATTCGATGGCGATCGTCCCGTTTGTCGGGCAGAACTTCGGGGCGAATGCACACGACCGCGTTCAGGCCGCCCGCCGGATCAGTACCCGGTTTGCTCTGCTGTATTCCTGCATAACATTCGCCCTGCTGGCCCTCGGCGCCCGCTGGATTGCCGGATGGTTCAGCAATGATCCGACCGTCCTGAAGTTGAGCATAACCTACCTGCTCATTGCCGCACTGGGCCACGCCGGCCTCCATACCACCACCTGGCTCAGCCAGATACTGAACGTGATCGGAAAACCCGGCCCCGTCATGTTCGTCAGCCTGACCCGCGTCTTCGTCTTCATCATGCCGCTATGCTTCCTCGGAAGTCACTTTTTCGGATTCACCGGCCTCGTGAGCGGACTGGCCCTCTCCAACCTGCTCTCCGGTGCACAGGCCTATTATGCCACTCGGAAACAGCTTCGGCAGGCCGTCTGA
- the gmk gene encoding guanylate kinase, translated as MEEGKHKLIQEQPPVARTSRPLLIVVSAPSGCGKSTLCDRLVEEFPKIAYSVSCTTRAPRGEEQDGVEYYFLSKKEFKERIKHGEFLEWAKVHGNYYGTLEDTVLYSMEEGRHILLDIDVQGAAQLRKSLQKLDPRHPVRRGFTDIFVLPPSLEELEKRLRGRGTDEEKVIQKRLEAAEDEMAYAKNYTHRIINDDLETAYDDLKSIILTGMGLF; from the coding sequence GTGGAAGAAGGTAAACACAAATTGATTCAGGAACAGCCTCCTGTCGCCCGAACTTCGCGACCGTTGCTGATTGTGGTTTCGGCGCCTTCCGGCTGCGGGAAAAGTACACTGTGCGACCGGCTGGTTGAGGAGTTCCCGAAAATTGCTTATTCGGTTTCGTGCACCACCCGCGCGCCGCGAGGCGAAGAGCAGGATGGCGTGGAATATTATTTCCTTTCCAAAAAGGAGTTTAAGGAGCGGATCAAACACGGCGAATTTCTGGAGTGGGCCAAAGTGCACGGAAATTATTACGGAACGCTGGAAGACACGGTTCTTTATTCGATGGAAGAAGGAAGACACATCCTGCTGGATATCGATGTGCAGGGGGCGGCCCAGCTTCGGAAGTCGCTGCAGAAACTGGATCCGCGTCATCCCGTCCGCCGAGGGTTTACCGATATTTTTGTTCTGCCGCCATCGCTCGAAGAACTGGAAAAGCGCCTGCGCGGTCGGGGAACCGATGAGGAAAAGGTGATTCAGAAGCGGCTGGAAGCGGCTGAGGATGAAATGGCCTATGCCAAAAACTACACACACCGGATCATCAATGATGATCTGGAAACCGCCTACGACGATCTGAAATCGATCATACTCACCGGAATGGGGCTGTTCTAA
- the trpB gene encoding tryptophan synthase subunit beta translates to MKPTQPDRHGHFGDYGGMYVPETLMEPLNELTRVYKEVRKDPEFKKELQYYLREYVGRPTPLYYAERMTEQLGTAKIYLKREDLCHTGAHKINNSMGQVLLAKRMGKKRIIAETGAGQHGVATATVCAMFDMECIVYMGKVDMERQALNVFRMESLGATVVPVTVGQQTLKEAVNEAMRDWVTNIRSTHYILGSALGSHPYPMMVRDFQSVIGTEARKQILKAEGRLPDAIIACVGGGSNAIGLFHPFIKDEGVRMIGVEAGGFGINGGMHAARFAEDKIGILQGTKTYVLQDGEGQIALTHSISAGLDYAAVGPEHSLLRDLGRAEYSYVTDEEAVLGFDKLSQWEGILPALESSHAIGWTIKNADAFKKGELIIINVSGRGDKDVMQLAEWKAKNS, encoded by the coding sequence ATGAAACCGACTCAACCTGACAGACACGGCCATTTTGGTGATTATGGCGGCATGTATGTGCCGGAAACGCTGATGGAGCCGCTGAATGAGCTGACGCGCGTATATAAAGAGGTGCGTAAGGACCCGGAGTTTAAGAAGGAGCTGCAGTATTATCTGCGTGAATATGTGGGGCGTCCGACGCCACTGTATTATGCAGAGCGTATGACGGAGCAGCTGGGCACGGCGAAGATATATCTGAAGCGCGAAGATCTGTGTCACACCGGAGCGCACAAGATCAACAACTCGATGGGGCAGGTGTTGCTGGCGAAACGCATGGGCAAAAAGCGCATTATTGCGGAAACCGGTGCGGGACAACATGGGGTGGCGACGGCGACGGTCTGTGCGATGTTTGATATGGAGTGCATTGTCTATATGGGCAAGGTGGATATGGAACGCCAGGCGCTGAATGTGTTCCGAATGGAGAGTCTGGGGGCGACGGTGGTTCCGGTGACGGTCGGCCAGCAGACACTGAAAGAAGCGGTTAACGAGGCTATGCGCGACTGGGTAACAAATATCCGTTCTACGCACTATATTCTCGGTTCGGCGCTGGGGTCGCACCCGTATCCGATGATGGTGCGTGATTTTCAGAGTGTGATCGGAACGGAAGCACGCAAGCAGATTCTCAAGGCTGAGGGACGGCTGCCGGATGCGATTATTGCGTGCGTCGGCGGCGGTTCCAACGCGATCGGGCTGTTTCATCCGTTTATTAAAGATGAAGGGGTTCGCATGATCGGTGTGGAAGCCGGCGGCTTCGGGATTAACGGGGGCATGCATGCAGCGCGGTTTGCCGAGGATAAAATCGGGATTCTTCAGGGTACAAAAACGTATGTGCTGCAGGATGGCGAGGGACAGATTGCTCTGACGCATTCGATCAGTGCGGGGCTGGACTATGCCGCCGTCGGTCCGGAGCACAGCCTGCTGCGCGATCTGGGCCGCGCGGAATATTCTTATGTCACCGACGAAGAGGCGGTGCTCGGATTTGATAAACTGTCGCAGTGGGAAGGCATTCTGCCGGCGCTGGAAAGCTCGCATGCCATCGGCTGGACCATAAAGAATGCGGATGCGTTCAAGAAGGGCGAACTCATCATCATTAATGTTTCAGGCCGCGGCGATAAAGACGTGATGCAGCTGGCTGAATGGAAAGCCAAGAACAGCTGA
- a CDS encoding aldolase catalytic domain-containing protein, producing the protein MSEQSDKSAGWVTFDPDLKIVDCTVRDGGLCNAHNFEDGFFKGVYDTCVAGGIDYMEVGYKADKKLFPGNENGPWKFSSEEDIRREVGENDTGLKLCAMADTGRTDLNDILPKNESVLDLIRVATYIHQIPAALEIVKDAKDKGYEVALNLMAVSTVPDYELDNGLETLHDVKEIDFLYVVDSFGSLYYEQIGDLIERYKKTGKTLGIHAHNNQQLAYANTMYAAINGVKMLDTTMMGMGRGAGNCPTELLVGFLKNPKFNLRPILDFVQNTMHPLSQDIDWGYSIPYMITGHQNEHPRAAMALRDSDRKDDYVGFYDEITSI; encoded by the coding sequence ATGAGTGAGCAGAGTGACAAAAGCGCGGGCTGGGTGACGTTTGATCCGGACTTGAAAATTGTGGACTGCACGGTGCGTGATGGCGGCCTGTGCAATGCGCACAATTTTGAAGACGGTTTTTTTAAAGGGGTTTACGATACCTGCGTGGCCGGTGGTATAGACTATATGGAAGTCGGTTATAAGGCGGATAAAAAACTTTTTCCGGGTAATGAAAACGGGCCCTGGAAATTTTCAAGTGAAGAGGATATCCGCCGCGAAGTGGGTGAAAATGATACCGGCCTGAAACTCTGTGCGATGGCTGACACCGGCCGAACCGACCTGAATGATATTCTGCCGAAAAACGAGTCCGTGCTCGATCTGATTCGCGTGGCCACCTATATCCATCAGATTCCGGCGGCTCTGGAGATTGTGAAGGATGCCAAGGACAAGGGCTATGAAGTGGCGCTGAATCTGATGGCGGTTTCCACGGTGCCCGACTATGAACTTGATAACGGTCTTGAAACGCTACATGACGTCAAAGAAATTGATTTTCTTTATGTGGTCGACAGCTTCGGCTCTCTCTACTACGAGCAGATCGGGGACCTGATTGAGCGCTATAAAAAAACCGGTAAAACGCTGGGCATTCATGCGCACAATAACCAGCAGCTGGCTTACGCCAACACCATGTATGCTGCGATCAACGGCGTTAAAATGCTCGATACCACTATGATGGGGATGGGCCGCGGTGCCGGAAACTGTCCGACGGAACTGCTCGTCGGTTTTCTCAAAAATCCGAAGTTTAATCTGCGCCCGATTCTCGATTTTGTGCAGAACACCATGCATCCGCTCAGCCAGGACATTGACTGGGGATACAGCATTCCGTACATGATTACCGGCCATCAGAATGAACATCCGCGTGCGGCGATGGCGCTGCGGGACAGTGACCGAAAGGATGATTACGTCGGGTTCTATGACGAAATCACCTCGATCTAG
- the lpxB gene encoding lipid-A-disaccharide synthase: MNQSLLVVAGEISGDLHASKVVQRFKDQSPDIVWWGIGGDHLKAEGVELLQHTDRMGVMGIVEVLKQYSFFKGVLKQVLEEVDKRKPEKALLVDYPGFNLRLAPELKKRGVKVCYYISPKVWAWNKKRIPKMAECIDHLMVIFPFEVELFKGTGLKVDFVGNPLVEQIDDFMKTEPLDLPWQSERRVALLPGSRKQEIERILPSILSAAKLLEQKIPDLSFMIATPNERIEKRVNEHIFQSLEKPARLNVVCGNAREVMRQADAAMVTSGTATLETALIGTPHILVYKTSAFTYWFARSVVKIRHIGLVNIISEKTVCPELIQEAASPEAMAAETEKLLTASPEIEAMRAGYSELRKRLGDRAAAQQVAQILAD, encoded by the coding sequence ATGAATCAATCCCTTCTAGTGGTAGCCGGCGAGATTTCGGGGGATTTGCATGCCTCGAAAGTGGTGCAGCGGTTTAAGGATCAATCGCCCGACATCGTGTGGTGGGGGATCGGCGGCGATCATCTGAAGGCCGAAGGGGTGGAGCTGTTGCAGCATACGGACCGCATGGGGGTCATGGGCATCGTCGAGGTGCTGAAGCAATATTCCTTTTTCAAGGGCGTGCTGAAACAGGTTTTGGAGGAAGTGGATAAGCGTAAGCCGGAAAAAGCGCTGCTGGTTGATTATCCGGGGTTCAATTTGCGTCTGGCTCCGGAGCTTAAAAAACGCGGGGTGAAGGTCTGTTATTATATTTCGCCGAAGGTCTGGGCCTGGAATAAAAAGCGGATTCCGAAAATGGCGGAATGCATTGATCATCTGATGGTTATTTTTCCGTTCGAAGTGGAGCTGTTTAAGGGAACGGGGCTGAAAGTCGATTTTGTCGGTAATCCGCTGGTGGAGCAGATCGACGATTTTATGAAAACGGAACCGTTGGATCTGCCCTGGCAGTCAGAGCGGCGAGTGGCCCTGTTGCCGGGGAGCCGGAAGCAGGAGATCGAGCGGATTCTGCCCTCTATTCTTTCTGCGGCAAAATTGCTGGAGCAGAAAATTCCGGATCTTTCATTCATGATTGCCACGCCGAATGAGCGGATCGAAAAGCGGGTGAATGAACATATTTTCCAATCCTTGGAAAAGCCGGCGCGGCTGAATGTGGTCTGCGGAAATGCGCGCGAGGTGATGCGTCAGGCCGATGCGGCGATGGTGACGTCGGGGACGGCGACGCTGGAGACGGCGCTGATTGGCACGCCCCATATTCTGGTGTATAAAACCAGCGCCTTTACCTATTGGTTCGCCCGTTCGGTGGTGAAGATCCGCCATATCGGGCTGGTGAATATTATTTCTGAAAAAACGGTCTGTCCTGAGCTGATTCAGGAGGCCGCGTCGCCGGAGGCGATGGCCGCGGAAACCGAGAAGCTGTTAACGGCATCGCCGGAAATCGAGGCGATGAGGGCCGGGTATTCCGAACTTCGGAAGCGGCTGGGCGACCGTGCCGCCGCACAGCAGGTTGCGCAGATCCTGGCGGACTGA